One genomic segment of Motacilla alba alba isolate MOTALB_02 chromosome 1A, Motacilla_alba_V1.0_pri, whole genome shotgun sequence includes these proteins:
- the LOC119708281 gene encoding NADH-cytochrome b5 reductase 3-like has translation MGAQLSVLRQVVTYPIWLIYTTFMRLFRNPQPAITLKDPEVKYALRLIDKEEVSHDTRRFRFALPSMEHVLGLPLGQHIYLSARIDGALVVRPYTPVSSDDDKGFVDLVVKVYFRGVHPKFPDGGKMSQYLDSLKIGDTIDFRGPSGLLVYKGKGKFDIRPEKKAEPVTKTVKYVGMIAGGTGITPMLQIIRAIIKDKDDPTTCQLLFANQTEKDILLRSELDEIQAQNPGRFKCWYTLDTAPENWDYSQGFVNQEMIRDHLPPPQNDVLILMCGPPPMIQYACIPNLDKLGYAKDMRFSF, from the exons ATGGGGGCGCAGCTCAGCGTG ttgcGTCAGGTTGTGACATATCCAATATGGCTGATCTACACCACCTTCATGAGGCTCTTCAGGAATCCCCAGCCTGCAATTACCCTCAAGGACCCAGAAGTGAAGTATGCACTGAGGCTGATTGATAAGGAG gaaGTTAGTCATGACACAAGGAGATTTCGATTTGCTCTCCCTTCCATGGAGCATGTTCTGGGTCTCCCTCTAG GGCAGCACATCTACCTGTCTGCACGGATTGATGGAGCTCTGGTTGTCAGACCTTACACTCCAGTTTCCAGTGATGATGACAAGGGCTTTGTGGATCTTGTTGTCAAG GTCTACTTCAGAGGTGTCCATCCCAAGTTTCCTGATGGGGGGAAAATGTCTCAATACTTGGACAGCCTGAAAATAGGGGACACCATTGACTTCAGAGGACCAAGTGGCCTCCTTGTGTACAAAGGAAAAG GCAAGTTTGATATTCGGCCAGAAAAGAAAGCTGAACCAGTTACCAAGACAGTGAAATACGTGGGGATGATTGCAGGGGGGACTG GGATAACACCTATGCTGCAGATCATTCGAGCAATCATAAAGGACAAAGATGATCCCACCACTTGCCAGCTGCTGTTTGCTAATCAG ACTGAGAAGGATATACTGTTACGTTCCGAGCTCGATGAGATCCAGGCTCAGAATCCCGGTCGCTTCAAGTGTTGGTACACACTGGACACGGCACCTGAAA atTGGGATTACAGCCAAGGATTTGTGAACCAAGAGATGATCAGAGACCACCTGCCCCCACCTCAGAATGATGTTCTGATCCTCATGTGTGGACCTCCTCCAATGATCCAGTATGCTTGCATTCCCAACCTGGACAAACTGGGCTATGCCAAGGACATGAGGTTCTCCTTCTAA